A region from the Spirochaeta thermophila DSM 6192 genome encodes:
- a CDS encoding ABC transporter substrate-binding protein, whose amino-acid sequence MRRKGMLLFLVLVLLAGLPLGASGTGEEEGKGITLRLAWWGNPTRDERTIKVVELYKSRHPEVNILTETTGWVGYWDKLAAQAAANDLPDIIQMDYSYIRQYGGKNLLADLTPFVDSGVIDLKGVDENLILGGKVGDKLYGINLGTNSWCLIYDPEVIQRAGLTEPSPTWTIDDFEAMAVTIYEKTGVQTIPFSTTDPRHAFENMLRQTGASFFDPATGASLGFTDPAVLETFFEVQLRLLKKGVLIRPDEAFVSTTPEEGAFARGRSWVEFLWSNQVVSAAAAAKRPIGVALPPYLPGAKRPGTYFKPSMFFSVAQSSELKEEAARFVNFFVTDIEANKILLAERGIPIVPAVRDALKAIVDPVNRQVFEYIELVGKGHNSPIDPPDPPGAGEVVKLFRTITQEVLYGVTDPKTAAKKFMDQANEILARNK is encoded by the coding sequence ATGAGACGCAAAGGCATGTTACTGTTCCTCGTCCTCGTGCTCCTCGCCGGGCTTCCCCTCGGCGCATCGGGGACGGGCGAAGAAGAGGGAAAAGGAATCACCCTCCGCCTCGCCTGGTGGGGGAATCCCACCAGGGACGAACGTACCATCAAGGTGGTCGAGCTCTACAAGAGTCGACATCCCGAGGTGAACATCCTCACGGAGACGACCGGATGGGTGGGATACTGGGACAAGCTCGCCGCACAGGCTGCGGCCAACGATCTCCCCGACATCATCCAGATGGATTACTCCTACATCAGGCAGTACGGGGGAAAGAACCTCCTGGCCGATCTCACGCCTTTCGTGGACTCCGGGGTCATAGACCTCAAAGGGGTGGACGAGAACCTCATCCTCGGCGGCAAGGTGGGGGACAAGCTCTACGGTATCAACCTGGGAACCAACTCGTGGTGTCTCATCTATGATCCCGAGGTGATCCAGAGGGCAGGTCTCACGGAGCCCTCACCCACCTGGACCATCGACGACTTCGAGGCCATGGCCGTGACCATCTACGAGAAGACGGGAGTCCAGACCATCCCCTTCTCCACCACGGATCCACGCCACGCCTTCGAGAACATGCTGAGACAGACGGGCGCATCCTTCTTCGATCCCGCCACCGGGGCATCGCTGGGATTCACCGATCCCGCAGTCCTCGAGACATTCTTCGAGGTACAGCTGCGGCTCCTAAAGAAGGGGGTGCTCATACGGCCCGACGAGGCCTTCGTGAGCACCACGCCGGAGGAGGGGGCCTTCGCCCGCGGAAGGTCGTGGGTCGAGTTCCTCTGGAGCAACCAGGTGGTCTCCGCCGCGGCGGCGGCCAAGCGGCCCATCGGGGTGGCCCTTCCTCCCTACCTGCCCGGTGCGAAGCGCCCCGGCACGTACTTCAAACCTTCCATGTTCTTCTCGGTCGCCCAGTCCTCTGAGCTGAAGGAGGAGGCCGCCAGGTTCGTCAACTTCTTCGTCACCGACATCGAGGCCAACAAGATCCTCCTCGCGGAACGGGGGATTCCCATCGTCCCGGCCGTGAGGGATGCGCTCAAGGCCATCGTGGATCCCGTGAACCGCCAGGTCTTCGAGTACATCGAGCTCGTGGGCAAGGGGCACAACAGCCCCATCGATCCTCCCGATCCTCCCGGCGCGGGTGAGGTGGTGAAGCTCTTCAGGACCATCACCCAGGAGGTGCTCTACGGAGTCACCGATCCCAAGACCGCAGCAAAGAAGTTCATGGATCAGGCCAACGAGATCCTCGCGAGGAACAAGTAG
- a CDS encoding alpha-ketoacid dehydrogenase subunit alpha/beta, whose translation MPKNLMVTPEEVRKRATLKIDPIPLNRYRGNADEELARYGKERLLRIYYDMRTIREFESMLDAIKKQGAWEGIKYDHKGPAHLSIGQEAAAVGQALNLDVEDFIFGSHRSHGEILAKCYSAIWKLDEHRLREVMEGYLDGEILAVVDRIPHTDVKDLAENFVLYGTLAEIFARKTGFNRGLGGSMHAFFVPFGVMPNNAIVGGSADIAVGAALYKRINRRPGIVIANIGDGSTGCGPVWEAMMLASMDQYRRLWPEEIGGAPPMLFNFFNNFYAMGGQTLGETMGYQVLARIGAGVNPENMHAERVDGYNPLAVADAIARKKELLLAGRGPVLLDTVTYRFSGHSPSDASSYRTEDEVKRWEKVDPLKGYADYLVKHGIAAPEDLRELDERVRQKLIPVVKLATDDEVSPRVPGTFIESVMFSNDKVDRFDDREPEVLQSLEENPRVKSIRRKERFGLDAEGKPLPKTKVFQLRDAIFEALVHRFLEDPTMAAWGEENRDWGGAFGVYRGLTELLPYHRLFNAPISEGAIVGAGVGYAICGGRAVVELMYCDFMGRAGDEIFNQMAKWQAMSAGLLRMPLVVRVSVGNKYGAQHSQEWSSLVAHIPGLKVMFPATPYDAKGMMNLALRGTDPVIFFESQLLYDVGEYFVPGGVPEGYYEIPEGQPALRKEGRDLTIATVGASLYKAMEAASVLESRFGVSAEVFDLRFIVPLDLEPIVESVKKTGRLLLVSEAVERGSYLHTIASKVQDLAFEYLDAPVVVIGSRNWITPAAEMESLFFPQVEWILDAVDERFFPLDGYTPLGMHAPEEVMRRYREGV comes from the coding sequence ATGCCTAAGAACCTCATGGTGACGCCCGAAGAAGTGAGGAAAAGGGCCACGTTGAAGATAGATCCCATCCCCCTCAACCGGTACAGGGGGAATGCCGACGAAGAACTCGCGCGATACGGGAAGGAACGCCTGTTGCGGATCTACTACGACATGCGGACCATACGCGAGTTCGAGTCCATGCTCGATGCGATCAAGAAACAAGGCGCATGGGAGGGGATCAAGTACGATCACAAGGGGCCGGCCCACCTCTCGATCGGTCAGGAGGCCGCTGCAGTAGGCCAGGCACTCAACCTCGACGTCGAGGACTTCATCTTCGGGAGCCACCGGAGTCACGGGGAGATCCTCGCGAAGTGCTATTCGGCCATCTGGAAGCTGGATGAACACCGTCTCAGGGAGGTGATGGAGGGCTATCTCGACGGGGAGATACTCGCGGTGGTGGACCGGATTCCCCACACCGACGTGAAGGACCTCGCCGAGAACTTCGTGCTCTATGGGACGCTCGCCGAGATCTTCGCGCGGAAGACGGGTTTCAACCGGGGGCTTGGGGGCTCCATGCACGCCTTCTTCGTTCCCTTCGGGGTGATGCCCAACAACGCCATCGTGGGAGGCTCGGCCGACATCGCGGTGGGGGCGGCCCTCTACAAACGCATCAACCGGAGACCTGGGATCGTGATCGCCAACATAGGCGACGGCTCCACGGGGTGCGGACCGGTCTGGGAAGCGATGATGCTCGCCAGCATGGACCAGTACCGGAGGCTGTGGCCCGAAGAGATAGGGGGCGCTCCACCCATGCTCTTCAACTTCTTCAACAATTTCTATGCCATGGGTGGTCAGACGCTCGGCGAGACCATGGGCTACCAGGTGCTCGCGAGGATAGGGGCAGGGGTGAACCCCGAGAACATGCATGCGGAGCGGGTGGACGGCTACAACCCGCTCGCGGTGGCGGATGCCATCGCCCGGAAGAAGGAGCTGCTCCTCGCGGGGAGGGGTCCCGTGCTCCTCGATACCGTCACCTACCGGTTTTCCGGACACTCGCCCTCCGATGCCTCCTCGTATCGCACGGAAGATGAGGTGAAGCGGTGGGAGAAGGTGGATCCACTCAAGGGGTATGCGGACTACCTGGTGAAACACGGGATCGCCGCTCCCGAGGATCTCCGGGAACTGGACGAGAGGGTGCGGCAGAAGCTCATCCCCGTGGTGAAGCTTGCCACCGACGATGAGGTCTCACCGCGGGTGCCGGGGACGTTCATAGAGTCGGTCATGTTCTCGAACGACAAGGTGGACCGGTTCGACGATCGGGAGCCGGAGGTGCTCCAGTCTCTCGAGGAGAATCCTCGGGTGAAGAGCATCCGGAGGAAGGAACGCTTCGGCCTCGATGCGGAGGGAAAGCCTCTCCCCAAGACCAAGGTCTTCCAACTCAGGGATGCGATCTTCGAGGCACTCGTCCATCGGTTCCTCGAGGATCCCACCATGGCGGCCTGGGGAGAGGAGAACCGGGACTGGGGTGGGGCCTTCGGGGTCTATCGCGGGCTCACCGAACTCTTGCCCTACCACCGGCTCTTCAATGCACCGATCTCCGAAGGTGCCATCGTGGGGGCGGGTGTGGGGTATGCGATCTGCGGTGGACGGGCGGTGGTGGAGCTCATGTACTGCGACTTCATGGGCAGAGCAGGGGACGAGATCTTCAACCAGATGGCGAAGTGGCAGGCGATGTCCGCCGGACTCCTCAGGATGCCGCTCGTGGTCCGTGTCTCCGTGGGCAACAAGTACGGGGCCCAGCACAGTCAGGAGTGGTCGAGCCTGGTGGCCCACATCCCGGGACTCAAGGTGATGTTCCCGGCCACCCCCTACGATGCGAAGGGTATGATGAATCTCGCCCTCAGGGGGACCGATCCCGTGATCTTCTTCGAGAGCCAGCTCCTCTACGACGTGGGAGAGTACTTTGTTCCTGGTGGGGTCCCCGAGGGCTACTACGAGATCCCCGAGGGGCAACCCGCCCTGCGTAAGGAGGGGCGGGATCTGACCATCGCCACGGTGGGGGCTTCCCTCTACAAGGCCATGGAAGCGGCCTCGGTGCTCGAATCCCGGTTCGGCGTTTCGGCCGAGGTGTTCGACCTCAGGTTCATCGTCCCCCTCGACCTCGAACCCATCGTGGAATCCGTGAAGAAGACCGGCCGACTCCTCCTGGTGAGCGAGGCGGTGGAGCGGGGCTCGTATCTCCACACCATCGCCTCGAAGGTGCAGGATCTCGCGTTCGAGTATCTCGACGCCCCTGTGGTGGTGATAGGGAGCCGTAACTGGATCACTCCCGCGGCGGAGATGGAGAGCCTGTTCTTCCCGCAGGTCGAGTGGATACTCGACGCCGTGGACGAGCGATTCTTCCCTCTCGATGGGTATACGCCCTTGGGGATGCATGCCCCCGAGGAGGTGATGCGCCGGTACAGGGAAGGGGTGTAG
- a CDS encoding SDR family NAD(P)-dependent oxidoreductase — MSLSESMRRVLPYIRGMLIGSTGRPVRLVPVVDPPGVPFEIDLSEMGEIEEERLLRSLSALIEGRRDELAGSLSLFVRLPEEERCFRVERRGGGPGRGEPGSPYEGLSTEGREDVVRGRVAVVTGGAQGFGEQIVRGLCASGAYVCIADLNGEGAERLADEINAEAGEPVAWAVQVNVADEGSVEGLFARIVEEAGGLDLCVSNAGVLRAGSVLSQSSGDFRFVTEVNYVAFFLVTKHAARIMRAQHLLAPRWYTDIVQINSKSGLAGSNKNGAYAGSKFGGIGLVQSFALELVEYHIKVNAICPGNFFDGPLWSDPEKGLFVQYLRAGKVPGARTVDDVRRYYESKIPMGRGCTGPDVMRALYYIVEQEYETGQALPVAGGQVMLR; from the coding sequence ATGAGTCTGTCAGAATCGATGCGGAGGGTGCTCCCGTATATCCGTGGAATGCTTATAGGGAGCACCGGAAGACCGGTCCGACTCGTCCCGGTGGTGGATCCGCCTGGTGTTCCTTTCGAGATCGACCTTTCGGAGATGGGAGAGATCGAGGAGGAGAGGCTCCTTCGGTCCCTCTCCGCGCTGATCGAGGGACGGAGGGATGAGCTCGCCGGATCCCTCTCCCTGTTCGTGCGGCTTCCTGAGGAGGAGCGGTGTTTCCGTGTGGAGAGACGGGGCGGAGGTCCCGGGAGAGGTGAGCCGGGATCCCCCTACGAGGGGCTCTCGACCGAGGGAAGGGAGGATGTCGTGAGGGGAAGGGTAGCGGTGGTCACCGGGGGTGCGCAGGGCTTCGGGGAGCAGATCGTGCGGGGGCTCTGTGCCTCGGGTGCGTACGTGTGCATCGCCGATCTCAACGGAGAAGGTGCGGAGCGCCTCGCCGACGAGATCAACGCCGAGGCGGGGGAACCTGTCGCGTGGGCCGTCCAGGTGAACGTGGCCGACGAGGGTTCGGTGGAGGGGCTCTTTGCCCGGATCGTGGAGGAGGCGGGGGGCCTGGATCTCTGCGTGAGCAATGCGGGTGTGTTGCGGGCCGGCAGTGTCCTCTCCCAGTCGTCCGGGGACTTCCGGTTCGTCACCGAGGTGAACTATGTGGCGTTCTTCCTGGTGACGAAACATGCGGCCCGGATCATGCGGGCCCAGCACCTCCTGGCTCCACGGTGGTACACCGACATCGTACAGATCAACTCCAAGTCTGGGCTCGCGGGATCGAACAAGAACGGGGCCTATGCCGGGAGCAAGTTCGGCGGCATCGGTCTCGTCCAGAGCTTCGCCCTCGAGCTGGTTGAGTACCACATCAAGGTGAACGCCATCTGTCCGGGCAACTTCTTCGATGGTCCCCTCTGGTCCGACCCGGAAAAGGGGCTCTTCGTGCAGTACCTCCGGGCCGGGAAGGTCCCGGGGGCCAGGACGGTGGATGATGTGCGACGCTACTACGAATCGAAGATCCCCATGGGAAGGGGATGTACCGGACCCGACGTGATGCGGGCCCTCTACTATATCGTGGAGCAGGAGTATGAGACCGGCCAGGCCCTTCCGGTGGCGGGTGGACAGGTGATGCTCCGCTAG
- a CDS encoding FGGY-family carbohydrate kinase, which produces MDYAIAVIDIGMTNKKVSVFDDRLNLLEAAHRTFPPVRVDGIETHDLAGMEEWFLEELSRYADRFPVKAVAVTAHGATAVCVDEQGEPCVPCVYYTHEPGPGFHREFFERFGDPLDLQRRTGTAEFKALINLGKGLYFVKQRFPEGWARTKWILSYPQYWGYRLTGRIGAEWTYLGCHTYLWDFLTGEYSEVARSMGILPLLPREIRRPWDSLGTVSEAVSDRTGLAPDTIVTLGIHDSNASLLPYFVTERVGEFVLNSTGTWCVLMNPTDRYRMEEEELGKVVFYNISAMDTPIKTAIFRGGAEYEAYRELISRYAALDEDPDFIPMDYVDFLRRSDTFILPELIPGSGQFPGSPPGIVEGGRWFPYEEIVRGGRVPPVLREGKRAYTALTVSLVLQTLVALRRIGLRKGQKVFIEGGFRRNQAYCLLLSSALPDHPVYLSDLTEATSFGAAMTGRMALTGSGIEELSGDTSIRYTELEKHDVPGLKEYEQAWLDLIAQHTEKER; this is translated from the coding sequence ATGGACTACGCAATCGCAGTGATTGATATCGGCATGACCAACAAGAAGGTCTCGGTCTTCGATGACAGGCTCAACCTCCTCGAAGCCGCCCATCGGACCTTCCCCCCCGTACGGGTGGATGGAATCGAGACGCACGACCTTGCAGGTATGGAAGAGTGGTTTCTGGAGGAGCTCTCCCGATACGCCGATCGGTTTCCCGTGAAGGCGGTGGCAGTGACGGCCCATGGGGCCACCGCGGTGTGCGTGGACGAGCAGGGGGAGCCGTGCGTCCCCTGCGTCTACTATACCCACGAGCCCGGTCCCGGGTTCCACAGGGAGTTCTTCGAGCGGTTCGGAGATCCCCTCGACCTCCAGCGACGGACGGGTACGGCCGAGTTCAAGGCGCTCATCAATCTCGGGAAGGGGCTCTATTTCGTGAAGCAACGCTTTCCGGAAGGATGGGCCCGTACGAAGTGGATCCTCTCCTACCCACAGTATTGGGGGTACAGGCTGACCGGGCGAATAGGGGCGGAGTGGACCTACCTGGGATGTCACACCTATCTCTGGGACTTTCTCACCGGAGAGTACTCCGAGGTGGCCCGTTCCATGGGCATCCTGCCCCTCCTCCCCCGGGAGATACGAAGACCGTGGGACAGCCTGGGAACCGTCTCGGAGGCCGTGAGCGATCGAACGGGTCTGGCCCCTGATACGATCGTCACCCTGGGGATACACGACTCCAACGCATCCCTCCTCCCGTATTTCGTCACGGAACGGGTGGGCGAGTTCGTCCTCAACTCCACGGGCACCTGGTGTGTACTCATGAACCCCACTGATCGTTACCGTATGGAAGAGGAAGAGCTCGGCAAGGTGGTGTTCTACAACATCTCGGCCATGGATACCCCGATCAAGACCGCGATATTCAGGGGAGGGGCCGAGTACGAGGCGTACAGGGAGCTCATCAGTAGGTATGCCGCGCTCGATGAGGATCCGGATTTCATACCCATGGACTACGTGGACTTCCTGCGAAGGTCGGATACCTTCATCCTCCCCGAGCTCATCCCCGGTTCCGGCCAGTTTCCCGGCTCGCCTCCGGGTATCGTCGAGGGGGGACGGTGGTTCCCCTATGAAGAGATCGTACGGGGTGGGAGGGTCCCTCCCGTGCTTCGCGAAGGGAAGAGGGCCTACACGGCCCTGACGGTCTCCCTCGTGTTGCAGACCCTCGTCGCACTCCGGAGGATAGGCCTGCGAAAGGGACAGAAGGTCTTCATAGAGGGAGGATTCCGGAGGAACCAGGCCTATTGCCTCCTCCTCTCATCGGCACTTCCGGATCATCCGGTCTACCTTTCGGATCTCACGGAGGCGACGAGTTTCGGAGCAGCCATGACGGGGCGGATGGCGCTCACCGGCAGCGGTATCGAGGAGCTCTCCGGTGACACCTCGATACGGTACACCGAACTGGAGAAACACGACGTGCCCGGCCTCAAGGAGTATGAACAGGCCTGGCTCGATCTCATAGCACAGCACACAGAGAAAGAGAGGTGA
- a CDS encoding dihydrolipoamide acetyltransferase family protein translates to MAHEVVMPRFGSTVESAVIVEWKVKEGDTVAEDTVLCEVETDKATFEVRAGKSGTVLRLLHAEGEDVPVLSPLALIGEPGEEISSEAVPQEGPSREEAPEDRAPEPQERSSVPSRGEGREAGRIYASPRARRLAEKEGVDLSGMRGSGPRGRIMERDVRAVIERRGRGVAPEGGDVRPRPAETGVQGRPLSGIRRVIAQRMRESLSQTAQYTITMRAPARALLSFRRRCKESGDPELSSITINDLILYAVSRALLPDYPMLNAHYDGTSLVLHPSVHLGVAVDTERGLVVPVVRDAASLSLLELSKRVKELSRAALRGDLDPDLMKGSTFTVTNLGPLGVETFTPVLNYPEVAILGVGGIVPTPVYRDGDMEEVVHEPRLVLSLTCDHQVVDGAPAARFLKHLCGVIADIDLWLAR, encoded by the coding sequence ATGGCTCATGAAGTGGTGATGCCGAGATTCGGAAGCACCGTGGAATCGGCGGTGATCGTGGAGTGGAAGGTGAAAGAGGGGGATACGGTCGCCGAAGACACGGTACTCTGCGAGGTCGAGACGGACAAGGCCACCTTCGAGGTGCGTGCGGGCAAGTCCGGGACGGTGCTCCGCCTCCTCCACGCCGAGGGGGAAGACGTGCCGGTGCTTTCACCCCTCGCCCTCATAGGAGAACCCGGGGAGGAGATCTCCTCCGAGGCCGTTCCCCAAGAGGGGCCGTCCCGTGAGGAGGCGCCCGAAGACCGGGCTCCGGAACCGCAGGAGAGGTCCTCCGTCCCGTCCCGGGGGGAGGGGAGGGAGGCGGGTCGCATCTATGCGAGCCCTCGGGCCCGCCGTCTCGCCGAGAAGGAAGGGGTGGATCTCTCGGGGATGAGGGGGTCGGGGCCGAGAGGACGGATCATGGAGCGGGACGTGAGGGCGGTGATCGAACGGAGGGGAAGGGGGGTGGCTCCCGAGGGGGGCGACGTGCGGCCCCGGCCGGCGGAGACGGGTGTGCAAGGCCGTCCCCTCTCGGGGATACGCCGGGTCATCGCACAGCGGATGCGGGAGTCGCTCTCCCAGACGGCCCAGTACACCATCACCATGCGGGCCCCTGCCCGGGCCCTCCTCTCGTTCCGGAGGCGGTGCAAGGAGTCGGGGGACCCGGAGCTTTCGTCCATCACCATCAACGATCTCATCCTCTACGCCGTCTCGAGGGCCCTCCTGCCGGACTATCCCATGCTCAACGCCCACTACGACGGTACGTCCCTCGTCCTTCATCCCTCTGTCCATCTCGGGGTGGCGGTGGATACCGAGCGGGGGCTCGTGGTCCCGGTGGTGCGTGATGCCGCCTCGCTCTCCCTGTTGGAGCTCTCCAAGAGGGTGAAGGAGCTCTCCCGGGCGGCCCTGAGGGGTGATCTCGATCCCGATCTCATGAAGGGGTCCACCTTCACGGTCACCAACCTCGGCCCGCTGGGGGTCGAGACCTTCACTCCCGTGCTCAACTATCCCGAGGTCGCCATCCTGGGGGTGGGCGGCATCGTGCCCACGCCGGTGTATCGGGACGGGGATATGGAGGAGGTGGTCCATGAACCTCGACTCGTACTGAGCCTCACGTGTGACCACCAGGTGGTGGACGGCGCGCCCGCCGCGCGCTTCCTGAAACACCTGTGCGGGGTCATAGCCGACATAGATCTGTGGCTCGCCCGGTGA
- a CDS encoding PHP domain-containing protein — MRMEPHFRKKETLRERINSPGIREEERLEALSLYLEEHGLEGRRGKEVNNHIHTCYSFSPYTPSMAALRAAEAGLAVAGSVDHDSLAAAEEMVEASGLLELGGIVGFELRVSFRNTPFGDRKLNNPDLEGVAYITVQGIPSGKWKEAEPILGPVREARVRRTKRMVARLGALLEEKGMPGLQWEEVVSLSCLPQGGTITERHLLMALAHRFVRTYGRGGRLVEGLVREWGLDPGSRLAAYLSDPENPYLEYDLLGVLKAYFLERIYESPDEDECPPVERVLPGLRDLDGVVAYAYLGDVKESPTGDKRAETFEDAFLDELIPFLKDLGFQAVTYMPPRNTRVQLERVQALCRRYELLEISGVDINSPRQSFNCPEILGPEYRHLIDTTWALVGHQRVADLDPSYGLFSSGGPFSRLPFGRRIEAYARVGREAVGLRSGEDVAALVEKMKREVL, encoded by the coding sequence ATGAGGATGGAGCCGCACTTTCGAAAGAAGGAAACCCTCAGGGAGAGGATCAATTCCCCCGGGATCCGGGAGGAAGAGCGTCTCGAGGCCCTCTCTCTCTACCTCGAGGAACATGGGCTCGAGGGGAGGAGAGGCAAAGAAGTGAACAATCACATCCACACCTGTTACAGTTTCAGCCCGTATACCCCTTCCATGGCGGCCTTGAGGGCTGCGGAGGCAGGGCTTGCAGTGGCGGGATCCGTGGATCACGATTCCCTCGCGGCCGCGGAAGAGATGGTGGAGGCGAGCGGCCTCCTGGAGCTTGGAGGTATCGTGGGCTTCGAGCTTCGGGTGAGCTTTCGGAACACACCGTTTGGAGATCGAAAGCTCAACAATCCCGATCTCGAGGGTGTGGCCTACATCACGGTGCAGGGCATACCGTCCGGGAAGTGGAAAGAGGCGGAACCCATCCTCGGCCCCGTGAGGGAGGCGAGGGTACGGCGTACCAAACGGATGGTCGCGCGGTTGGGCGCACTTCTCGAGGAAAAGGGGATGCCCGGTCTCCAGTGGGAAGAGGTGGTCTCCCTCTCCTGCCTACCACAGGGGGGAACCATCACGGAGCGACACCTCCTCATGGCGCTCGCCCACAGGTTCGTACGCACCTACGGAAGAGGTGGGCGCCTCGTCGAGGGACTTGTCCGGGAGTGGGGTCTCGATCCCGGTTCGAGGCTCGCCGCGTATCTTTCCGACCCGGAGAATCCTTATCTGGAATACGATCTTCTCGGCGTGCTCAAGGCCTACTTCCTCGAGCGCATCTACGAGTCTCCCGATGAGGATGAGTGCCCTCCGGTGGAGAGGGTGCTCCCGGGGTTGCGCGACCTCGACGGTGTGGTGGCCTACGCCTACCTGGGGGACGTGAAGGAATCCCCCACCGGCGACAAACGTGCCGAGACCTTCGAGGACGCCTTCCTCGACGAGCTCATTCCCTTTCTCAAGGATCTGGGTTTTCAGGCGGTCACCTACATGCCGCCTCGGAACACGAGGGTCCAGCTCGAGAGGGTACAGGCCCTCTGCAGGAGGTATGAGCTCCTGGAGATTTCCGGTGTGGACATCAACAGTCCCCGCCAGTCGTTCAACTGCCCCGAGATACTCGGACCCGAGTACCGACATCTCATCGATACCACCTGGGCCCTCGTGGGACATCAGCGTGTCGCGGATCTCGACCCCTCCTATGGCCTCTTCTCCAGCGGAGGGCCTTTCTCCCGGCTCCCCTTTGGCCGGAGGATCGAGGCCTACGCCCGGGTGGGACGGGAAGCGGTCGGGTTGCGGTCGGGAGAGGATGTGGCCGCTCTCGTCGAGAAGATGAAACGGGAGGTGCTATGA
- a CDS encoding DeoR/GlpR family DNA-binding transcription regulator has translation MALEDLAERQQQILTLLAENGSLSVGDLARRFGVSEVTIRSDLKSLEERGLVNRTRGGATPALHRSILERMRLRTEEKHRIARAASSFVEDGMVVMIEAGTTTALIVRYLVGKRDVHIVTNSTLVFSYARLNPSLRITVVGGEFRRETESMVGPIALSTIQRLHVPLAFVGTDGFSLERGMTTHLFEGAEIVKTMRQHSVKTILVADSSKYGKVGFVHVLPLEEIDVVITDAGLPGDAREELREAGVDLIIV, from the coding sequence ATGGCACTTGAAGACCTTGCCGAACGGCAGCAGCAGATCCTCACCCTCCTGGCGGAGAATGGTTCCCTCTCGGTCGGTGATCTCGCACGGCGTTTCGGTGTGTCGGAGGTGACCATCCGGAGCGATCTCAAGAGCCTCGAGGAGCGGGGCCTTGTGAACCGCACGAGGGGTGGGGCGACGCCCGCCCTCCATCGCAGCATCCTGGAGCGGATGCGTCTCCGTACCGAGGAGAAACATCGGATCGCCCGGGCCGCGAGTTCCTTTGTCGAGGACGGGATGGTGGTGATGATAGAGGCCGGGACCACGACCGCCCTCATCGTCCGCTACCTGGTGGGGAAGAGGGATGTGCACATCGTGACCAACTCGACCCTCGTCTTCTCCTATGCCCGCCTCAATCCCTCGCTGAGGATCACGGTGGTGGGGGGGGAGTTCAGGCGGGAGACGGAGTCCATGGTGGGGCCCATCGCGCTCTCCACCATACAGCGCCTCCACGTGCCGCTCGCCTTCGTGGGTACCGACGGCTTCTCCCTCGAGAGGGGTATGACCACCCACCTGTTCGAGGGAGCCGAGATCGTGAAGACCATGCGGCAACACTCAGTGAAGACCATCCTCGTGGCGGACTCTTCCAAATACGGGAAGGTGGGCTTCGTCCACGTCCTCCCGCTCGAGGAGATAGACGTGGTGATCACCGATGCGGGGCTCCCCGGGGACGCGCGGGAGGAGCTGCGGGAGGCTGGGGTTGATCTCATTATCGTGTAA